The following are encoded together in the Heliangelus exortis chromosome 15, bHelExo1.hap1, whole genome shotgun sequence genome:
- the DRD1 gene encoding D(1A) dopamine receptor encodes MTWNDTAMDGEGLLVERDSSFRILTGCFLSLLILSTLLGNTLVCAAVIRFRHLRSKVTNFFVISLAVSDLLVAVLVMPWKAVAEIAGFWPFGSFCNIWVAFDIMCSTASILNLCVISVDRYWAISSPFRYERKMTPKAAFILISVAWTLSVLISFIPVQLNWHKATTTSLLDLNASLQGITMDNCDSSLNRMYAISSSLISFYIPVAIMIVTYTRIYRIAQKQIRRISALERAAVHAKNCQNTSGTRSSMDCQQPESNFKMSFKRETKVLKTLSVIMGVFVCCWLPFFVLNCMIPFCEPTEPSKGAEAFCINSTTFDVFIWFGWANSSLNPIIYAFNADFRKAFSTLLGCYKLCPISGNAIETVSINNNGAAVFSSQHEPKGSSPKESNLVYLIPHAIICPEEEPLKKEEEGELCKTLEKMSPALSGILDYEADVSLEKINPITQNGQHKT; translated from the coding sequence ATGACTTGGAACGACACCGCTATGGACGGGGAAGGGTTGCTGGTGGAAAGGGACTCTTCCTTTAGGATCCTCACAGGCTGCTTCCTCTCTTTGCTGATCCTCTCCACACTGCTGGGAAACACACTGGTCTGTGCAGCTGTCATTAGGTTTCGCCACCTCAGGTCCAAAGTTACCAACTTTTTTGTCATCTCCTTGGCTGTGTCAGACCTTTTGGTGGCAGTTTTGGTGATGCCATGGAAAGCTGTGGCTGAGATTGCTGGTTTCTGGCCTTTTGGTTCATTTTGCAATATCTGGGTGGCCTTTGATATTATGTGCTCAACAGCTTCCATCTTAAATCTCTGTGTCATCAGTGTGGACAGATACTGGGCCATCTCCAGCCCATTTAGGTATGAGAGGAAAATGACCCCCAAGGCAGCCTTCATCCTGATCAGCGTGGCGTGGACTTTGTCCGTGTTGATTTCCTTCATCCCCGTGCAGCTGAATTGGCACAAGGCTACAACCACAAGCCTTTTGGACCTCAATGCCAGTTTACAAGGCATAACCATGGACAACTGTGATTCTAGCTTAAACAGGATGTATGCCATCTCCTCTTCTCTAATTAGCTTCTATATACCTGTGGCCATCATGATAGTAACTTACACGAGGATATACAGGATTGCTCAGAAGCAAATACGACGCATCTCAGCTTTggagagagcagcagtgcaTGCCAAGAACTGCCAGAACACGAGTGGCACCAGAAGCAGTATGGACTGCCAGCAACCAGAGAGCAACTTCAAAATGTCCTTCAAGAGGGAAACGAAGGTTTTAAAGACTTTGTCTGTGATCATGGGggtgtttgtttgctgctggttGCCATTCTTTGTATTGAACTGCATGATTCCCTTCTGTGAGCCTACTGAACCGTCCAAGGGAGCAGAAGCTTTCTGCATTAATTCCACAACCTTTGatgtttttatttggtttgggtGGGCTAATTCTTCCCTCAACCCCATAATTTATGCCTTCAATGCTGATTTCCGCAAGGCTTTTTCAACCCTGCTGGGATGCTACAAGCTCTGCCCTATATCTGGCAATGCTATAGAGACTGTTAGTATTAACAATAATGGAGCAGCTGTTTTTTCCAGCCAACATGAGCCCAAAGGGTCCAGCCCCAAAGAGTCTAATCTGGTTTATCTGATTCCACATGCAATTATCTGTCCGGAAGAAGAACCTctcaaaaaggaagaagagggtgAGCTATGTAAGACCTTGGAGAAAATGTCTCCAGCACTGTCAGGTATCTTGGATTATGAAGCCGATGTTTCTTTGGAGAAGATCAATCCCATCACACAAAATGGGCAGCATAAAACCTGA